Proteins from a single region of Candidatus Polarisedimenticolia bacterium:
- the rlmD gene encoding 23S rRNA (uracil(1939)-C(5))-methyltransferase RlmD, with translation MAGSEPDEGPDASAAPVELTIQSLAFGGEAIARAGGMVVLVDRAVPGDRILARITQRSRRFARAALLEVLSASPDRVPAPCVHYQACNGCSYQEAAPPLQREAKRRQVADLLSRIGKVESPRVSEILASSHDFHYRRRMSYTFPRQRSAGPGLHQRRSPERILEVPDCLLPEERVQKAYRLLLPELSALPPSDHPGRLELYAGDAGPPVAVLRAAGQPHPLLRRRAETWVEKEVLLGTVWIATTGRLRRRGGGEKITLAGQASIQSSLGRFRFNVPAGSFFQANPMLAAQVFERMAQKLPRSCEEVLELYAGVGALSLFLSGPGRRILAVEGDPDAVRAAEANATENGCGGIEWRNLDVRQALEGAIGNTFDAVVADPPRTGLPPGCAAKLAGLARRKILYLSCNPATMARDLAEIMAGGEWELKDALPADFFPHTAEIECLVELQRR, from the coding sequence ATGGCTGGGTCCGAGCCGGACGAAGGACCTGACGCCTCCGCCGCGCCGGTCGAGCTGACGATTCAGTCGCTCGCCTTCGGGGGAGAGGCGATCGCCCGCGCTGGAGGCATGGTCGTCCTGGTGGACCGGGCGGTGCCCGGCGACCGCATCCTGGCGCGCATCACCCAGCGCTCCCGCCGCTTCGCCCGCGCCGCCCTGCTGGAGGTTCTTTCGGCCTCCCCCGACCGGGTGCCGGCGCCTTGCGTCCACTATCAGGCCTGCAACGGCTGCAGCTATCAGGAAGCCGCTCCGCCGCTCCAGCGCGAGGCCAAGCGCCGGCAGGTGGCGGATCTCCTGTCACGCATCGGCAAGGTCGAATCGCCCAGGGTCTCCGAAATCCTCGCTTCGTCCCACGATTTCCACTACCGCCGGCGAATGAGCTACACCTTTCCACGCCAGCGGAGCGCCGGACCCGGATTGCACCAGCGCCGGTCGCCCGAGAGGATCCTCGAAGTCCCTGACTGTCTCCTGCCCGAAGAACGCGTGCAGAAAGCTTATCGCCTCCTCCTGCCGGAGCTGTCCGCGCTTCCACCTTCAGACCATCCTGGTCGGCTGGAGCTGTACGCCGGGGATGCCGGTCCTCCGGTTGCGGTCCTTCGCGCGGCGGGACAGCCTCATCCGCTGCTGCGCCGGCGCGCAGAGACCTGGGTCGAGAAGGAGGTTCTTCTGGGGACTGTATGGATCGCCACGACGGGGCGCTTGCGACGCCGCGGCGGGGGCGAAAAAATCACCCTTGCCGGCCAGGCGTCGATCCAGTCCTCCCTGGGGCGATTCCGGTTCAATGTTCCGGCGGGCAGCTTCTTCCAGGCCAATCCAATGCTCGCGGCGCAAGTCTTCGAGCGGATGGCTCAAAAGCTACCGAGGAGCTGCGAGGAAGTTCTCGAGCTTTACGCCGGGGTCGGCGCCCTGTCGCTGTTTCTGTCGGGCCCAGGGCGGCGCATCCTGGCAGTGGAAGGGGATCCCGACGCGGTGCGAGCCGCGGAAGCCAATGCAACGGAGAACGGGTGCGGGGGGATCGAATGGCGGAACCTGGACGTGCGCCAGGCGCTGGAGGGAGCGATCGGAAACACCTTCGATGCCGTGGTGGCCGATCCACCACGCACCGGCCTTCCGCCCGGCTGCGCCGCAAAGCTGGCCGGTCTGGCGCGGCGCAAGATCCTCTATCTGTCGTGTAATCCGGCGACCATGGCCAGGGACCTGGCGGAGATTATGGCGGGAGGGGAATGGGAGCTGAAGGATGCGCTGCCTGCCGACTTCTTCCCGCATACCGCGGAAATCGAATGCCTGGTGGAGCTGCAGCGTCGCTGA
- a CDS encoding DUF4388 domain-containing protein, giving the protein MSSKPVLTGDLSSVPLADIVSLLNLSKKTGVLRCSRGADSRSVFWEQGEVVFARSNSVRDNLGCFLVRRGLITEEQNAESARRIDPETRHGKVLVRLGYLTTEQLWWAVKNQVLDIVYGLFHWTSGYFEFIEGPIEAREKITLALPTTKIVMEGIRRLDEWNKFSTRIRDTGMLLEPVPGKVPGTGRDQDASPEERKVLSLVNGIRTVSEISRLSGQGEFETYSALYEAMQAGEIRERGV; this is encoded by the coding sequence ATGTCCAGCAAGCCCGTTCTGACCGGTGATTTGAGCTCTGTCCCTCTGGCCGATATCGTCTCCCTGCTCAACCTCTCCAAGAAGACCGGCGTGCTGCGCTGCTCGCGAGGGGCCGACTCGCGCTCCGTCTTCTGGGAGCAAGGGGAGGTGGTCTTTGCCCGCTCCAATTCGGTACGCGACAACCTGGGCTGCTTCCTGGTGCGGCGAGGCCTGATCACCGAGGAGCAGAACGCCGAATCGGCGCGCCGCATCGATCCCGAGACGCGCCACGGCAAGGTGCTCGTCCGTCTGGGATACCTGACCACCGAGCAGCTATGGTGGGCGGTAAAGAACCAGGTCCTGGATATCGTCTACGGGCTGTTCCACTGGACCAGCGGCTATTTCGAGTTCATCGAGGGGCCGATCGAGGCGCGCGAGAAGATTACCCTGGCCCTGCCCACCACCAAGATCGTGATGGAAGGGATTCGCCGGCTCGACGAATGGAACAAGTTCTCCACCCGCATCCGCGACACCGGAATGCTCCTCGAGCCGGTTCCCGGAAAGGTCCCCGGGACGGGCAGGGACCAGGACGCCTCTCCCGAAGAGCGCAAGGTCCTCTCCCTGGTGAATGGCATCCGCACCGTATCCGAAATCTCGCGGCTGTCGGGTCAGGGGGAATTCGAGACCTACTCGGCCCTTTACGAGGCGATGCAGGCAGGGGAAATCCGCGAGCGCGGCGTCTGA
- a CDS encoding Rossmann-like and DUF2520 domain-containing protein, translated as MKKRLRFVLVGPGAVGSALSSALRRRGHREVARYGRGGRRGTRAGWADLDEPFDLLLIAVPDREIAPLARRWAKRQGWRGKFVFHTSGALGSSVLAPLARRGALTGTLHPLTSLPRGSAKSTALRDIGFGIEGDVTTRRLAFELVREIGGWPLALRGRSRAAYHLGACFASGYLLALVSIAAEMMARGGSLRKPDSRRSALALARVTLENAERAGLEEALTGPLVRRDLSTVRKHLQVLRQMRRDRAVLHRILALQMAEMLRRAGRIGPRDASEARRVLKSRSQKP; from the coding sequence ATGAAGAAGCGGCTCCGCTTCGTGCTTGTCGGACCGGGGGCCGTCGGCTCCGCGCTTTCGTCGGCCCTCAGGCGTCGCGGCCATCGGGAGGTGGCGCGCTACGGGCGCGGCGGCCGCCGCGGGACCCGTGCAGGGTGGGCTGATCTCGACGAGCCTTTCGACCTTCTGTTGATTGCCGTGCCGGATCGGGAAATCGCGCCGCTGGCGCGCCGATGGGCGAAGCGGCAGGGCTGGCGCGGCAAGTTCGTCTTTCATACCAGCGGCGCCCTGGGCTCCTCGGTTCTCGCCCCGCTGGCACGGCGCGGGGCGCTCACCGGCACGTTGCATCCTCTGACCAGCCTGCCGCGCGGGTCCGCGAAATCCACGGCGCTGCGAGACATCGGCTTCGGAATCGAGGGAGATGTCACGACAAGGCGACTCGCCTTCGAGCTGGTGAGGGAAATCGGCGGGTGGCCCCTGGCCCTGCGCGGCCGCAGCCGGGCGGCCTACCATCTGGGAGCCTGTTTCGCGTCGGGGTATCTCCTGGCGCTGGTATCGATCGCCGCCGAGATGATGGCCCGGGGAGGCTCGCTGCGGAAGCCTGACAGTCGCCGTAGCGCCCTGGCGCTGGCGCGCGTGACGCTGGAGAACGCCGAGCGCGCCGGCCTCGAGGAGGCCCTTACCGGCCCCCTGGTCCGGCGCGACCTGTCGACGGTGAGAAAACATCTCCAGGTCCTGCGTCAGATGCGGCGGGATCGAGCCGTTCTCCACAGGATTCTGGCGCTGCAGATGGCTGAGATGTTGAGGCGGGCGGGACGGATTGGGCCGCGCGACGCGTCGGAAGCACGGAGGGTGCTGAAGTCCAGGAGTCAGAAGCCCTAG
- a CDS encoding RluA family pseudouridine synthase has product MARRLELVVEDPKDLRLDRYLQVRLPEQSRAAIQRLIAGGHVLLSGKPARAATRVRAGDPIVIEFPDPPPEVLVPEPIPLQVVHEDPAFFVISKPAGLVVHPGAGRRTGTLVHALLSLGGELSTAGGAGRPGIVHRLDRETSGLLVVARTDAAHRSLAAQFEARKVLKLYDALVWGRIAPARGRIDAPLGRHPVARTRMAVRATGRAAITEYASKEAFSAFTLLEVRILTGRTHQIRVHMKHLGHPIVGDTEYGGARTSSLRDAALREEVERFGRLALHARRLEFAHPETGEPLRFEAPLPGDFADLLEALRGRR; this is encoded by the coding sequence ATGGCCCGGCGCCTGGAGCTGGTGGTGGAGGATCCCAAAGATCTCCGCCTCGATCGGTATTTACAGGTGCGACTGCCCGAACAGAGCCGTGCCGCCATTCAGCGCCTGATCGCCGGCGGGCACGTCCTTCTCTCCGGCAAGCCGGCCCGCGCGGCCACGCGGGTGCGCGCCGGGGATCCTATCGTGATCGAGTTTCCCGATCCTCCGCCCGAGGTGCTGGTTCCCGAGCCAATCCCTCTGCAGGTCGTGCACGAAGATCCGGCCTTCTTCGTCATCTCCAAACCGGCCGGCCTGGTGGTCCATCCGGGTGCGGGACGCAGGACCGGGACGCTCGTGCACGCCCTTCTCTCGCTGGGAGGAGAGCTGTCGACCGCGGGCGGCGCCGGCCGGCCCGGGATCGTCCATCGTCTGGATCGGGAGACTTCGGGACTGCTGGTGGTGGCCAGGACCGATGCGGCCCACCGCAGCCTGGCGGCCCAGTTCGAGGCGCGCAAGGTGCTGAAGCTCTACGATGCCCTGGTATGGGGCCGGATAGCCCCGGCGCGCGGCCGCATCGACGCGCCGCTGGGCCGACACCCGGTCGCGCGGACCCGGATGGCGGTGCGCGCCACGGGACGTGCGGCAATCACGGAATATGCGTCGAAGGAAGCTTTTTCGGCGTTCACGCTGCTGGAGGTGCGGATTCTCACCGGCAGGACGCACCAGATCCGGGTGCATATGAAGCACCTGGGACATCCGATCGTCGGGGACACCGAGTATGGCGGTGCGCGCACCTCGAGCCTGCGCGACGCGGCGCTGCGTGAGGAGGTGGAGCGTTTCGGTCGGCTCGCGCTGCACGCCCGGCGCCTGGAGTTCGCGCACCCTGAAACCGGTGAGCCGCTGCGCTTCGAAGCGCCGCTTCCCGGCGACTTCGCGGACCTGCTCGAAGCTCTGCGGGGACGGCGATGA
- the lgt gene encoding prolipoprotein diacylglyceryl transferase, which produces MWEINLGSFGPFTLGTYGLFYAIAFLIAVRVAMNYARREAIDPTRMIDLGIWTLLSGIVGAKLMLVLVEFPYYWRHKSEILSNWRSAGVFYGGFVAACLVGLIYVRRNRMPLARTADAAAPGIALAQAIGRIGCLSAGCCYGKPTDVKWAVTFVDPRAHDLTGVPLAVPLHPTQIYHGVADFAVFLFLVWLYPRKKRHGSIFWIYVLCYAILRFAIEFYRGDYRGEVLGGLLSTSQVIAILAAATSIFFLLRLRGAARTS; this is translated from the coding sequence TTGTGGGAGATCAACCTCGGTAGCTTCGGTCCCTTCACCCTGGGGACCTACGGTCTGTTCTACGCCATCGCCTTCCTGATCGCGGTGCGGGTCGCCATGAACTACGCCCGGCGGGAAGCCATCGATCCGACGCGCATGATCGACCTGGGCATCTGGACGCTCCTCTCCGGAATCGTCGGGGCCAAGCTGATGCTGGTCCTGGTGGAGTTCCCCTATTACTGGCGGCACAAGTCGGAGATCCTCTCGAACTGGCGGTCGGCGGGAGTCTTCTACGGCGGCTTCGTGGCGGCCTGCCTGGTCGGGCTGATCTATGTCCGGCGCAATCGCATGCCGCTTGCCCGTACGGCCGACGCCGCCGCGCCGGGGATCGCCCTGGCCCAGGCGATCGGAAGGATCGGCTGCCTGTCGGCGGGGTGCTGCTACGGCAAGCCGACCGACGTGAAGTGGGCGGTGACCTTCGTGGATCCGCGGGCGCACGATCTGACCGGCGTGCCGCTTGCGGTGCCGCTGCATCCGACCCAGATCTACCACGGCGTGGCGGATTTCGCCGTCTTCCTGTTCCTGGTCTGGCTCTACCCGCGCAAGAAGCGCCACGGCAGCATCTTCTGGATCTACGTGCTGTGTTACGCCATCCTCCGCTTCGCCATCGAGTTCTACCGCGGCGATTATCGCGGCGAGGTCCTCGGCGGCCTCCTCTCCACCTCGCAGGTCATCGCCATTCTGGCCGCCGCAACCTCGATCTTCTTCCTCCTCAGGCTGCGCGGCGCGGCCCGAACCTCCTGA
- the lspA gene encoding signal peptidase II codes for MTRSRGTVFRALYLGLSLLLFGMDRLSKSIVVSRLPLYESVPIIPDFFHLTHVANTGALFGLMAGLAAPMRALVFITIPVLAILLILTFQFRTSEADFLAQSGLALILGGAMGNLYDRIAYGHVVDFLDFSLAGHHWPAFNLADSTICLGVFTLILDLFRRDRRASLSPS; via the coding sequence GTGACCCGTTCGCGCGGCACGGTCTTCCGAGCCCTTTACCTCGGCCTGAGTCTTCTGCTTTTCGGCATGGATCGGCTGTCGAAATCGATCGTGGTGTCGCGCCTGCCGCTGTACGAGTCGGTGCCGATCATCCCCGATTTCTTCCATCTGACCCACGTGGCCAACACCGGGGCGCTGTTCGGTCTGATGGCCGGACTGGCCGCCCCCATGCGCGCGCTGGTCTTCATTACGATTCCGGTGCTGGCGATTCTGCTGATCCTGACCTTCCAGTTCCGGACCAGCGAAGCAGACTTCCTGGCGCAATCGGGGCTCGCCTTGATCCTGGGGGGGGCGATGGGAAACCTGTACGACCGGATTGCCTATGGCCATGTCGTTGATTTCCTCGATTTCTCCCTGGCGGGCCACCACTGGCCCGCCTTCAACCTGGCCGATTCGACGATTTGTCTGGGGGTGTTCACCTTGATCCTCGACCTGTTCCGCCGCGATCGCCGGGCGTCGCTGTCCCCCTCCTGA